The genomic region CGTGGGCTTGATGAAGCCCACCAGCATGTAGAAGGTGGTGGTCTTCCCTGCCCCGTTGGGGCCGAAGAGGGCCACGATCTCCCCCCGCCTGAGGTAGAGGTCCACCCCCTTCACCACCTCCTTCGGGCCGTAGCGCTTCCTGAGTCCTTGGGCCGTGAGCTCACCGTCCATTGCCTTATAGCGTAAGGCCCGGCCTTTAGCCCCAGATGAGATAATGGGCGAGGTATGGTGGTCACCCGCATCGCCCCAAGCCCCACGGGGGACCCGCACGTGGGCACGGCCTACATCGCCCTTTTCAACTACGTCTGGGCCCGGAAAAACGGGGGGCGCTTCCTCGTGCGCATTGAGGACACGGACCGGGCCCGCTACGTGCCCGGGGCTGAGGAAAGGATCCTCGCCGCGCTCAAATGGCTCGGCCTCACCTACGACGAGGGGCCCGACATCGGCGGCCCCCACGGGCCCTACCGCCAGTCGGAAAGGATTCCCCTCTACCAAAAGCACGCCGAGGAGCTCCTAAGGCGGGGGTGGGCCTACCGGGCCTTTGAGACCCCGGAGGAGCTGGAGAGGATCCGCAAGGAAAAGGGAGGGTACGACGGCCGGGCCCGCCACATTCCCCCAGAGGAGGCGGAGGAGCGGGCGCGAAGGGGCGAGCCCCACGTGATCCGGCTCAAAGTCCCCCGCCCGGGCACCACGGAGGTCAAGGACGAGCTCAGGGGGGTGGTGGTCTACGACAACGGGGAGATCCCGGACGTGGTCCTGCTCAAGTCCGACGGCTACCCCACCTACCACCTGGCCAACGTGGTGGACGACCACCTCATGGGGGTGACCGACGTGATCCGGGCCGAGGAGTGGCTGGTCTCCACCCCCATCCACGTCCTCCTCTACCGGGCCTTCGGCTGGGAGGTGCCCCGGTTCTACCACATGCCCCTCCTCCGCAACCCCGACAAGACCAAGATCTCCAAACGCAAGAGCCACACCTCCTTGGAATGGTATAAGGCGGAGGGGTTTCTGCCCGAGGCCTTGAGGAACTACCTGGCCCTCATGGGCTTTTCCATGCCCGACGGGCGGGAGGTCTTTAGCCTGGAGGAACTTATAGAGGCCTTCACCTGGGAAAGGGTCTCCCTGGGGGGGCCGGTCTTTGATCTGGAGAAGCTGCGCTGGCTGAACGGAAAGTACATCCGGGAAGTGCTTTCCCTCGAGGAGGTGGCGGAGAGGGTGAAGCCCTTCCTGAAGGAGGCGGGCCTCTCCTGGCCCGAGGAGGCCTACCTAAGGCGGGCGGTGGAGCTCATGCGCCCACGGTTTGACACCCTGAAGGAGCTCCCCGAAAAGGCCCGCTACCTCTTCGCCGAGGACTACCCCTTTGCGGAGAAGGCCCTGGCCAAGCTTCAGGAGGGGCTCCCCGTCCTCAAGGAGCTCAAGCCCCTCCTGGAAAGGCAGGAGGAGTGGACGGAAG from Thermus islandicus DSM 21543 harbors:
- the gltX gene encoding glutamate--tRNA ligase; protein product: MVVTRIAPSPTGDPHVGTAYIALFNYVWARKNGGRFLVRIEDTDRARYVPGAEERILAALKWLGLTYDEGPDIGGPHGPYRQSERIPLYQKHAEELLRRGWAYRAFETPEELERIRKEKGGYDGRARHIPPEEAEERARRGEPHVIRLKVPRPGTTEVKDELRGVVVYDNGEIPDVVLLKSDGYPTYHLANVVDDHLMGVTDVIRAEEWLVSTPIHVLLYRAFGWEVPRFYHMPLLRNPDKTKISKRKSHTSLEWYKAEGFLPEALRNYLALMGFSMPDGREVFSLEELIEAFTWERVSLGGPVFDLEKLRWLNGKYIREVLSLEEVAERVKPFLKEAGLSWPEEAYLRRAVELMRPRFDTLKELPEKARYLFAEDYPFAEKALAKLQEGLPVLKELKPLLERQEEWTEAALEALLRGFAAEKGLKLSQVAQPLRAALTGSLETPGLFEVMALLGKARVLSRLERALS